A segment of the Zingiber officinale cultivar Zhangliang chromosome 8B, Zo_v1.1, whole genome shotgun sequence genome:
cccttctcgctagatgcgtcttccgctcaacttcttgtgtctctaagctcctgcacacttagacacaaggatcaaatacaacaagacctaactgaacttagttgatcatatcaaaactactcgGGGTACTTAcagatgttggtgcgggaagcatcagatgaTCGAACATGGAttatgataatgacaaagggttcaaagttaagcttatttgttgtctaacaagtttgaattagattgtaggaaagtcctaagtgttcttatcCTAGTtgtagttaggcaggtggaaaaccctagggggtgataaccctatgtcgtagggggtggtaaccctaggcggaaagtcttggcaggtcgagcactttgagcaaaatcctagagttaggGACTCTAAGTTGAAATCCAGGTGGTCGCAGACCGAGTGGAactctggacgggtcgtggagcggacgtccagcatgaagaccggaagtctcgggcgctgagcaaaagtccattcAGTCTAGAGGACCGGTCTAGCAATAAGTAACTtctccttagaggagtaggtgaggacatgtttcccgtagagggaatagtaggcgtcggatcgacctagagtttcgatgaaactcaaagtcaaaatcGGACAGTCAGAGGCTATCAAatctcatattatatatattgttttatgtctggactaactttattttacagaaaataaGGGGCTAGAAAAAGTTGGTCCAGCGCCCAGAATCCGAGCACCCAAAACTAGTTCAAGTGCCCGAAgctggtccgagcgctcggagtcggtccaggcacccggaactcAAAAGTTATTTGCAAGTTGATGTGGCGCACGTCGATTGGCCGAACCACGTGTTCCAGGTGCCCGAAGGGGTTCCAGACGCCCGAAACAGCCTATAAAAGTAGGCTTCGACCAGGAGCTTTACAACAAGATCACGAACAACTTTTGCTTCTTCGAACTGCTCAGAAAACGCTTCTACGACGTCCAAAAGCTCCGACGATGATTCTACTAAAGATTTCCTTATACaaagttgtcggtattctttaatttttaaattacttgtaAAAATGTATTTGTACTCTtttcgattgattagtgattgcacATTGAAAGCACTCACACGTGCGGGTTTGGAGAAGGAATCGCtacagactctgaaccaagtaaattcttggtgtttATGTTGTTTATCATTATTTTCCGCCACGTATTTACTCaaaatgaacgaattagccacgagcgctattcacctcccctctagcgctttatgatcttataattggtatcagagcggggtcacttcgaATCGATggaaccaccattcaagcaattttgTAGTggcattaattttttttcttttcggaTTCGATCAGAATTGGTACAGTTGCCTTATTCTGATTGTTTTATCACAATTGAGAACTCTTTTTCCTTGaagttggtgtaacaccactcgagttcatctATTAtctttatcccgcactactaatccaagaccaagtctttgtcattttcttttgtactagatttctttaatggcctattaagagggatatagcactgcACGCCCTCTCCTCTTCACTggtgaagacttcggctactggaagagtTGAAtgaaataccacctcaagacgcaagtcgagatgtggataatcatccaggCGGGATTCACATATCCCGCCAAAGATAGAGTCCTTGTCCCGTGCGACAAATGGAATGCTCCAATAAGAAAAAGGATCGAGGCTGACGCAAAGGCTACCCAGACTCTACAATGCGGCctgacaaaagaagagctgaaccgagtcggcTCGTTTTCaagcgcaaaagaactatgggagaaattgatcgagctgcacaagAGAACTTCGAACACGAAGGTAAGCAaacgtgatttaattttaaataaactgtataacataaaaatacaggaaggtgagtcGGCAAGCCAACTTTACGCGCGGATTCAGGACCTGCTGAATGGCTTTCATGCAATCAGTCAGAAGGTGGAAAACCGCGATATAatcaggtatgcactcaatgcatttccgagaaacactttgtgggcatccatggtagatgcttacaaagtatccaaggacctctccttaataaaattagataaattattttctgaattcgagcttcacgaacaaactaatactattagggtcgagaaaggtattgctttgattgcaggaacgagCAGAATGCGGGAATCAAAAGTAAAGCGTAGAActgaacccgagtccgaagataAACCAGACTCAAAAGATGACGACGACGAGATTAcagccgaactcgtcaaccttgtatgaaaactctacaaaaagaagaaaggattcacgaAGAAAGACATCAAGAAAGTGATTCAATCCAAGATGGTGCAATCAAGTCCAAAAGTGAAGTCCAAAGtaacctgctacggctgcaataaaaacggactcatcaaagccaactgtctgaACTAAAAGGAAacgaaaaagaaaaggaagaagaaagcactacaggcgacatgggatgagttTTCTTCAGAAGACTTTGATGAAGAGCTCAAACAGACGATCTTCCTCGCACTTATGACCCATGAACAAGTCGACGAATCTGAAACCAAGAGTGAGTCAGAAACAGAATTCgggagaagccacggatccgtatctgtttttgaagggcctaaccccactgtaaaaATTTCTCATATAGATAAATTGCATAACTTAGTTAACTATCTCATGCGTaagttagctaaatccaaccccCGAGTCAAGTTACTCTAAAAGGAGCTAACAATCCTTAATGAGGAGAGTAAcctaagtcctttgactgagtcagttcaaaatggaagttcaacccaagttcaacaacttgaggaagaaaatttcaatttgaaaactcaagttaaaggacttaaggacacgttggaatgaTTCACCTcgtgttccaagaatcttaatctaattcttggaaaacaaagagttgtTTACAACCAATCCGGACTTAGATTTAATGCTAAAAAAAAATACAGatcttacttatcacttgtaaatagaacaaatagaaaattagtccaagcatggatccccaagtcaaacttgattaatcaagttggacttggtcaatattaggtccctaaggatcaaatccactaccttgataaaccctatcaaggctatgatccagggagagccgatagaaagatcatttttatcgatagatagatttgtttgatgcttgctttactgctttcactatacatgcttagactaggatagataaagacctaggcttgattcacatttaactagttagaccaaggagtttcagaaaggaaattaaatatccaatttctttgaaaagctttatttagaagtggtggatgatctcatacataagaagacctagtacctcgccacagcctagcagccaatcattgaaataaatatttaattgactaattgtaaaaccttagtctaactcaattgtaaatcaattcttagattgtaatctaaattgaagataacattaaccatctcacaaaatcatataaggtttcctgattgataatttagaaaaattgtgagatggatctaggtttcaATTAGtaaaaccaaattaaaattaaactaaactcaaattaaattaaaagtaaactaaattaaattaaaactaaattaaaattaaactaaattaaactaaaactaacttaaaattaaactaccctaaattaaaattaaactaaacttaaactatattaaaattaaactaaacttaaactacattaaaactaaattaaaattaaactaaacttaaactaaattaaaattaaactgaacttaaactaaaccaaaattaaattaaacttaaactaaattaaaatttaactaaacttaaacttaattaaacttaatctaatttaattaatcatctcgcaatcacccataggtataacatgattgataacatagattgggtgagatggaaaataaagGGCTTAACCCAATCAATCTATCTTACAATCCCTTAAAGTTGGATCCAaattaaatactttatgtgtagaaaCATAACAATTTGGACCAatagatgttggatagtggatgctccaggcacATGACTCTATatcgattgaagttcaccaatttaaaattaaaaaatctatgatctgttgcattcggcaacgatggaatacttaaggtaattggaacaggtaatatcaaactgagttctgatttttttattcaaaaagttctattggtcgataaattgaattttaacttagttaGCATTAGTCAACTGTGTGACTTTGGGTACTTAGTAATGTTTTAAAACTCtaagtgtttaattaaaaatatcaaaaatcctgacacttaaaggaattaggaaaaagaacatctacacaattaatctaccaacttcctcactcaggtgtctattgacacaacaagaggaagctAAGTTGTGGCATAGaaaactgggtcacactcatattagactcatttcaaaaatgagttaaaatagcttagttagaagtttacccaaattaaaaaatttagaaaatataatctgtaatgcttgttaacaaggtaaacaaactaagtcaacccacaagttaactgacctaaatagaactaactcaatacttgagctcctacacttagacctatttgacccACATGGAGCctgttggttagtcttaggaaaacgtactggttccactgtacaaaatttttttgtacaagtgtcaaacctttccttaaataatctattgtattttttagaagttaaattaggaattgtagacggaacttaacattattgattccaaatttaatttatccgttcttaatggtttagatttgaatcgcaagcggaacttaacactattgattcaaatccacctatgttattaattccattaaatattaatttctaaaattggctttcaggactgcatggcgaggcacatgaccttcttggatatgggagcaaccaccatcgcctactcaaagccttttaaggaaagctaatatttaatttccttaaataactctaggttaaccaaaaagaacaatcgaatcacaaattcgaaaaagaagaaaacacaaacttgaaaaactaattcaaaaaactaaatctaattgtctcttgtatttagaattcttacaaagaaaataactagtatgatgcgaaagaaaactactagttataccttctctttgtaagctaatgacctcaagttcttctgccgtattcctcgcctcgccttggacgtcatgtgggcgacgatcctccaagatgaacaccacccaaaagcttcttcctcttcttctaaaatccggccaccaccaccaccaaggagaagagagcaaaagggaaaagagaagggagagggagagggccggccacttgaggttctccaagcaagagaataagaattgtgtctcatgaagtctcctcaccccttcttttatattagttgcccaaggtaaataaggaatttttttttacaaaaattaaaatcttcctctagcttttccttttcccttttaattttccttttctttcctcttgattgaatcaattaccaaaaataaatttgatgattttatatttttaaacatggtcgaccaccttgcttgggcaccaagcaagggtggccggcccccataagaggaaaaggaaatttaatttttttataaaattttacaagaagaaaaactcttataaaattttacaagctctctttcctaaagtagaagttaaaaaaaaagttctaaaaattaaaacaatttttaaaatttaaaacttctcttataaaatttccttttttaacatgatgatagaaaattttaattttaaaacttatcttccttttttttctaaaccatgaggatgattaaaaaaggaaagttttaaaacttttaaaactctctattaaaacatgtggcctaattcaaataaggaaagttttgaaaattaaaatctctcttttaaaacttatagttttctacaaagagaagattttaaaaattcaaaacaaccctccatttttgaattattatggccgaccccttcatgcttggtcaccaagcaaagtgCCGGCccttatagaagaggatgtggccagcccttgcttggtcacaaAGCATTGGActgacccacttcttggacaccaagaagagccttatatttggatggacttgagactataatgaggctacgacagggacctagaggagaaattggttttgaccttccgatgagcttgagtatcccgtgctcgctccgaacacacaactcaagttcatcgataataactcattccactagagagttattatcgcactaccgcaccaatcccaaattacattatgggctccttcttatcatgagtgtgttagtctctctgtgtttaagataacaaacgtccactaattaagtaagttactgacaactcacttaattaatatctagctccaagagtaataccactcaactttattatcatgtcggactaagtccacttgctgcagggtttaacatgacaatccttatgagctcctcctggggacattctcaacctagataactaggacacagattccttctataatcaacaacacacactataagtaatattagttcccaacttatcggacatattgatttatcgagctaaacctcaccctttgataagtcaaataaataaatattaaatatatgtgcttgctattatattatgattaagagcacacacttccttaataactaaggtttatttcttttattaagttagtacaaacaaacttacctaaatggtcctactcaatacatttagagtgtaccagtgtaatttattaatcaagataaactaatacttaattacactacgactattgcgatggtttgttcctttccatcttagtcgtgagcaactgtttataatttataaagaaccgtcaacatgatcttctgtgtgtgacaccacacaccatgttgtttactacataaattaattgaacaattacatttaacaaaaaaatgtagatattgaccaatgtgattcttttatttcaaaataaatgtttacaaaagctagacttttagtatacactccaacagagccAAGACACTAAGCAAAAACTAATATTggttagttataattgatgattactcaagatttacttaggtaaaatttctgaaaataaaagatgaaacacataaaatctttaaatctttttagaagttaatagaaaatgaaaaagatactaaaattaaaagaattataagTGACCATAGAGAGGAATGACAATCATAGGTTTAATGAATTGTGCCAAACAAATGTCtataatcatgaattttcatgtcctagaaccccccaacaaaatggtctagtagaatgaaaaaataaaatactacaagaagtcgctagaatcatgttaaatgaatacaaccaaAATAATAAATTCTGGGCCGAAGCAATAAATATgacatgttacattcaaaatagagtattaatcaataaatttcaaaataaaactccatattaaatatattataataaaattcctaacttaaattatttataaGTGTTTGGAAGTAAAGCCCACATTCTAAATACTAAGGACTTCTTagaaaaatttatattaaaatcaatGATAGGAATCTTTTTAGAGTACTCTACAACAGTAGGGCTTAAAGAGACTATAACAaagataccctaaaagttgaagaaacaagtaatgtgatttttgatgaagaaaataacttatctaatttaataaatgaaaatatcaatcaaaatacagaaaatattaatacaagaaacatagaagatgatgaagatattcaaattaaacttaaagaaTCACAAGAACCAGTTGTTGATCCTGACATAAGACCTTCAAGAATAAATTCGaaccacccatctgaccaaattttgggggACCCGATCCTAGGAGttcgaactagatcatcctatagaaatctaagtcagttagcccttatttctaaaattgaacccaagactatagaagaagccttacATAACCCAGACTGGATATTAGAAATGCGAGAGGAGTTAacacaatttgaaagaaaccaagtctgagaattgatacctaaacccataaattAATTCATAGTTGACACAAAAtaagtatttagaaataaattggatgacAAGGGTGAAATAACAAGAAAGAAAGCTAGGCTAGTATCAAAAGGGCAGCCAAGTAGAAgaattagattatgatgaaacttatgcacccgtagccaGACTTAGATCTATAAGGATGTTGTTggcctatgcaacacataaaagattcaagttataccaaatagaTGTAAAATCTATATTCTTAAATGGGTTTACCAAGGAAGAGGTGTATGTAAATCAACCCCTAGGATTTAAGGATTtggaccacccaaaccatgtctttaggttaaataaagtcttatatggactaaaacaagcacataGAGATTGGTATGAATGCctatcaacttatctaatatccaaagggtttaaccaaggacatatagatcaaactttatttgttaaaatcttagaaaaagatatatttatagctcaaatttatgtagataacataatttttggctcaatcaatactaagattttaaaatatttcactaaattaatgaaaagtgaatttgaaatgagcttagttggggaacttaactttttcttagacttacaaattaaacaaacaaaagaaggaatatatatt
Coding sequences within it:
- the LOC122013614 gene encoding uncharacterized protein LOC122013614 — encoded protein: MWIIIQAGFTYPAKDRVLVPCDKWNAPIRKRIEADAKATQTLQCGLTKEELNRVGSFSSAKELWEKLIELHKRTSNTKEGESASQLYARIQDLLNGFHAISQKVENRDIIRNEQNAGIKSKA